In Pseudomonas hamedanensis, a single window of DNA contains:
- a CDS encoding Na+/H+ antiporter family protein, which translates to MNAVIAAVGVMLILSLSRVHVVIALIVGALVGGLTGGLGIEATLKAFNSGLGGGATVALSYALLGAFAVAIAKSGLAHALADKALAMVDRQHATGGGNVKWLLIGLLWVVAIASQNILPIHIAFIPLLVPPLLYVLTKLQLDRRLIACVMTFGLITPYMFLPVGFGNIFLNEILLANVARSGVDISGINVTHAMGIPALGMLVGLGIAFISYRKKRVYDLAKIEQVEQTAVQYNPLSLVIAGVAIAAAFIIQLLLDSMIIGALAGFLIFSASGIVKWRETDDLFTEGMKMMAMIGFIMIASSGFGEVIKATGEVQTLVQTSAAWIDHSKAVGALMMLLVGLLVTMGIGSSFSTVPILAVIFVPLCVQLGFSPIAIVCIVGTAGALGDAGSPASDSTLGPTSGLNIDGQHHHIWDTVVPTFLHYNLPLLVFGWVAAMVL; encoded by the coding sequence ATGAATGCAGTCATAGCAGCCGTCGGCGTCATGCTGATCCTCAGCCTGTCGCGCGTGCATGTGGTGATCGCTTTGATCGTCGGCGCGCTGGTCGGTGGCCTCACCGGTGGCCTGGGCATCGAAGCGACGCTCAAGGCGTTCAACAGCGGCCTGGGCGGCGGGGCGACGGTGGCGTTGTCCTATGCTTTGCTCGGCGCTTTCGCGGTGGCGATTGCCAAGTCCGGACTGGCCCACGCACTGGCCGACAAGGCCCTGGCGATGGTAGACCGGCAACACGCAACCGGTGGCGGCAACGTCAAGTGGCTGCTGATCGGCCTGTTGTGGGTGGTGGCGATTGCCTCGCAGAACATCCTGCCGATCCACATCGCCTTCATTCCGCTGCTGGTGCCGCCGCTGCTCTATGTACTGACCAAGCTGCAACTCGACCGCCGGCTGATCGCCTGTGTGATGACCTTCGGTCTGATTACCCCGTACATGTTCCTGCCGGTGGGCTTTGGCAACATCTTCCTCAATGAGATCCTGCTGGCCAACGTCGCGCGCAGTGGCGTCGACATCAGCGGCATCAATGTTACCCACGCCATGGGCATTCCGGCGCTGGGCATGTTGGTCGGCCTCGGTATCGCGTTCATCAGCTACCGCAAGAAACGCGTGTACGACCTGGCAAAGATCGAGCAGGTCGAGCAAACGGCGGTGCAGTACAACCCGCTGAGCCTGGTGATCGCCGGCGTGGCGATTGCCGCGGCGTTCATCATTCAACTGTTGCTGGACTCGATGATTATCGGTGCGCTGGCCGGTTTTCTGATCTTTTCGGCGTCGGGCATCGTCAAGTGGCGCGAGACCGATGACCTGTTCACCGAAGGCATGAAGATGATGGCGATGATCGGTTTCATCATGATCGCCTCGTCCGGTTTCGGCGAAGTGATCAAGGCCACCGGGGAGGTGCAGACGCTGGTACAGACGTCGGCAGCGTGGATCGATCACAGCAAGGCGGTCGGTGCGCTGATGATGCTGCTGGTGGGGTTGCTGGTGACCATGGGCATCGGTTCGTCGTTTTCCACCGTGCCGATCCTTGCGGTGATTTTCGTGCCGCTGTGCGTGCAACTGGGTTTCAGCCCGATCGCCATTGTCTGCATCGTCGGCACCGCCGGCGCGCTGGGTGACGCCGGCTCGCCAGCCTCGGACTCGACCCTCGGTCCGACCTCCGGCCTGAACATCGACGGCCAGCACCACCACATCTGGGACACCGTGGTCCCGACCTTTCTGCATTACAACCTGCCGCTGCTGGTGTTTGGCTGGGTGGCGGCGATGGTCCTCTAA
- a CDS encoding LysR family transcriptional regulator, with translation MHGLNELGFKALRLFVAVLDHGSFSEVARREGVAPSSISRQIQLMEQALNQQLLYRHTRAVTPTEAGRMLGHHARRVLVQLEEAEQALQEQQSEPTGLVRINAPVVFGQRHLTPWLGQLCARYPKLQLDIQQTDHYVDPLQEGADLLFRIGALHDSSMQARIIAPHRFQVAASPAYLKRHGTPQHPDQLAQHQCLAYKGATGQQRWFFRRDGEDWTPYSIKGPITGNHADTLTQAAEQGLGLVMFPSWLIGEAVREGTLVPVLGDYQVSNSLEPQQIAVLWPGSRRLSVKVRTVIDFFVECFGEIPYWDRA, from the coding sequence ATGCACGGGCTCAACGAACTGGGATTCAAGGCACTCAGGTTATTTGTTGCGGTACTCGACCACGGCAGTTTTTCCGAAGTGGCCCGCCGTGAAGGCGTGGCACCGTCGTCGATCTCCCGGCAAATCCAGTTGATGGAGCAAGCACTGAACCAGCAATTGCTCTACCGCCACACTCGCGCCGTCACCCCGACCGAAGCCGGACGCATGCTCGGCCACCACGCGCGGCGGGTCCTGGTGCAACTGGAGGAAGCCGAACAGGCCCTGCAGGAGCAACAAAGCGAACCCACGGGACTGGTGCGCATCAACGCCCCGGTGGTATTCGGCCAACGCCACCTGACGCCGTGGCTCGGCCAGCTGTGCGCGCGCTATCCGAAGCTGCAACTGGATATCCAGCAGACCGACCATTACGTCGACCCCTTGCAGGAAGGCGCCGACCTGCTGTTTCGCATCGGCGCGCTGCACGATTCGAGCATGCAGGCGCGGATCATCGCCCCGCACCGCTTTCAGGTCGCGGCCAGCCCGGCGTACCTCAAGCGCCACGGCACCCCGCAACACCCCGACCAGCTCGCGCAGCACCAGTGCCTGGCGTACAAAGGCGCGACGGGTCAACAACGCTGGTTTTTTCGCCGCGATGGCGAGGACTGGACGCCCTACTCGATAAAAGGCCCGATCACCGGCAACCACGCCGACACCCTCACCCAAGCCGCCGAGCAGGGGCTGGGGCTGGTGATGTTTCCGTCGTGGCTGATTGGTGAAGCGGTGCGCGAAGGCACGCTGGTGCCGGTGCTTGGGGACTATCAGGTGTCGAACAGTCTGGAGCCGCAGCAGATTGCGGTGCTGTGGCCGGGGAGTCGGCGCTTGTCGGTGAAGGTGCGGACGGTGATTGATTTTTTTGTCGAGTGCTTCGGCGAAATCCCGTATTGGGACCGAGCCTGA
- a CDS encoding DMT family transporter → MQTLNEGAVAAPVRQSVLRLLLLPLVILAGMGLSVEAGLLGPLGTQVGHLWATLSIFGVGSAILFLLLLFAGPQKGPALTELPRWQLIGGFLGPMYVVVLTLATPHIGIAMTMIAILSGQVGKSVLIDHFGWFGATRKKVNGERWLALGLIVVALVLIARG, encoded by the coding sequence ATGCAAACGTTGAATGAAGGGGCGGTCGCGGCGCCGGTGAGGCAGTCGGTGTTGCGCCTGTTATTGCTGCCGCTGGTGATTCTTGCCGGCATGGGCTTGTCGGTCGAGGCTGGACTGCTCGGACCGTTGGGCACGCAGGTCGGGCATCTCTGGGCGACCTTGAGCATCTTCGGCGTGGGCTCGGCGATTCTGTTTTTGCTGCTGCTGTTCGCTGGCCCGCAAAAAGGTCCGGCGCTGACCGAACTGCCGCGCTGGCAGTTGATCGGTGGGTTCCTCGGGCCGATGTACGTGGTGGTGCTGACCCTGGCGACGCCGCACATCGGCATTGCCATGACGATGATTGCGATTTTGTCCGGGCAGGTCGGCAAGAGTGTGTTGATCGACCACTTCGGCTGGTTCGGCGCAACGCGCAAGAAGGTCAACGGCGAGCGTTGGCTGGCGTTGGGTTTGATTGTGGTGGCTTTGGTTCTGATTGCGCGGGGGTGA
- a CDS encoding DMT family transporter has translation MGLVILLAVVVLAGAVLSVQAAINGRLGETVGVLRSSLLTFVVGAVVTGLLILFFEPAQAVSLLEVPKWQLTGALFGVVYMMVMVGAVPVVGTAVATVAVIVGQLGMGMLIDNFGWLGNPAIELSSSRMLAMVCLAVALVFMYRSSRRAQ, from the coding sequence ATGGGTCTGGTGATTTTGTTGGCGGTGGTGGTATTGGCCGGTGCGGTATTGAGTGTGCAGGCTGCTATTAATGGGCGTCTGGGTGAAACCGTTGGTGTGCTGCGCAGCAGTTTGCTGACGTTTGTGGTGGGCGCGGTGGTGACCGGGTTGTTGATTCTGTTTTTCGAGCCGGCACAGGCAGTGAGTCTGCTTGAGGTGCCGAAGTGGCAACTGACCGGGGCGCTGTTTGGTGTGGTGTACATGATGGTGATGGTCGGCGCGGTGCCGGTGGTCGGCACGGCAGTGGCGACGGTGGCGGTGATTGTCGGGCAGTTGGGGATGGGGATGTTGATCGATAATTTTGGCTGGCTGGGGAATCCGGCGATCGAGCTGTCTTCGAGCCGGATGCTGGCGATGGTGTGTTTGGCGGTGGCCCTTGTATTTATGTATCGGAGTTCGCGTCGGGCGCAGTGA
- a CDS encoding metallothionein, which produces MPDKKCDCPNCNCMIKEGEHSYAVHGQHYCCEACAHHHKHGEECAMKGCGCAHPK; this is translated from the coding sequence ATGCCTGATAAAAAATGCGACTGCCCCAACTGTAATTGCATGATCAAGGAGGGCGAGCATTCGTACGCTGTGCACGGCCAACACTATTGCTGTGAAGCCTGTGCGCATCACCATAAACACGGTGAAGAATGTGCAATGAAGGGTTGCGGTTGCGCCCATCCGAAATAA